One Oryza sativa Japonica Group chromosome 8, ASM3414082v1 DNA window includes the following coding sequences:
- the LOC4345158 gene encoding uncharacterized protein, translating into MLPAALRPLRRIPLARLRSRLLSSSASGEGGPPAVASTDEAVRAAKLREEAYKQVANLDWSSNADFWKAVDIVKTLPPKRKEFGLDFHLVQLFFVCLPSLAVYLVAQYARSEIKRMEAEAEEKKKKDEELEKEKQLEADSVKDETDSKLSAVLVRLDTLEGVVNEIVDDKRKGSAPGFSNKEEATKKGERQSNSTDGQVVPVKSKDIINGATNASPNSTQQSPTGNGDKASSDPKG; encoded by the exons ATGCTTCCGGCGGCGCTGAGGCCTCTCCGCCGCATCCCCCTCGCGCGCCTCcggagccgcctcctctcctcctccgcctccggagAGGGCGGCCCTCCCGCCGTTGCCTCCACCGACGAAGCGGTGAGGGCGGCGAAGCTGAGGGAGGAGGCGTACAAGCAGGTGGCTAACCTCGACTGGTCCAGCAACGCCGACTTCTGGAAGGCCGTCGATATTGTCAAAACCTTGCCACCCAAGCGCAAGGAATTCGG GCTGGACTTCCACCTGGTGCAACTCTTCTTTGTGTGCCTGCCTTCTCTAG CCGTTTATTTGGTTGCTCAGTATGCACGGAGTGAGATCAAAAGGATGGAGGCA gaagcagaagagaaaaagaaaaaggatgagGAACTGGAGAAAGAAAAACAGCTTGAAGCAGATTCTGTTAAGGATGAGACTGATTCAAAGCTGTCAGCAGTTTTAGTCCGGTTAGATACACTGGAGGGAGTTGTTAATGAGATTGTGGATGACAAAAGGAAAGGTTCCGCCCCTGGTTTTTCCAACAAGGAGGAAGCCACAAAGAAAGGTGAGAGACAAAGCAATTCCACTGATGGCCAGGTAGTGCCAGTCAAGAGTAAGGACATCATCAATGGTGCTACAAACGCTTCACCCAATTCTACGCAACAGAGCCCTACAGGGAATGGAGACAAGGCATCTTCTGACCCCAAGGGTTGA